DNA from Flavobacteriales bacterium:
TATTGTAGATGATTACTCTAGTGATAATTATATTCTTCATAATATGGGCGATTTACTCTACATCGTGACCAATAGAAACGCTCCCAATAAAAAGGTGGTGACGGCTAATTTTCAACAGCCACAAGAAGAATTTTGGCAAGACTTTATTGCAGAAACTGAACATGTGTTAAGACCTAGTTTTGGAGGTGGGTATTTCTTCGCTAATTATATGATTGATGCTATTTCTAAAGTCTATCAGTTTGATGCTGATGGCAACAGTTTGGGCGAAATTCAATTACCAGGTATTGGTAGTAGTGGTGGTTTTTCTTCCAAAAAAGAAGAGAAGGAGTTGTATTACAGTTTCACCAATTACCATACTCCAGGGGTTATTTACAAATACAACACCGATAGCCGAGAGTCAGAATTGTATTGGGAGCCGACTATTGATTTCAAATCTTCGGATTTTGAATCCAAGCAAGTGTTCTATACTTCTAAGGATGGAACTCAAGTGCCAATGATTATTACGCACAAAAAAGGAGTAAATTATGATGGTAATAACCCCACTATATTGTACGGATACGGTGGCTTTAATGTGAGTTTAACGCCTTCTTTTAGTATCAGTAGAGCTGTATGGATGGAGCAAGGCGGTGTGTATGCCGTAGCTAACCTAAGAGGTGGTGGCGAGTATGGAAAGGCTTGGCATGATGCCGGTACTCAGATGAAAAAACAAAATGTATTTGACGATTTTATTGCAGCAGCAGAATACCTAATGGCTGAAAACATTACGACAAAAGACTTTTTAGCCATTGATGGCCGCTCAAACGGTGGACTATTGGTTGGTGCTACTATGACGCAACGCCCTGATTTAGTAAAAGTGGCTTTGCCAGGTGTTGGCGTATTGGATATGCTTCGTTACCATACCTTTACAGCAGGTGCCGGATGGGCTTATGACTATGGTACTTCCGATGATTCCAAAGAGATGTTTGAGTATTTGAAAGGCTATTCACCCGTTCATAATGTAAAAGATGGCGTTTCTTACCCCGCTACATTGGTTACTACTGCCGACCATGACGATAGGGTAGTGCCGGCTCATTCTTTTAAATTCATTGCCGAGCTACAAGACAAACACCAAGGAGATAAGCCTGTATTGATTCGTATAGAAACCAACTCTGGACATGGTGCAGGAACGCCTGTTTCTAAACTTATTGAGCAATCCGCAGATGTGATGGCATTCACACTCTTTAATATGCGTGTGAAAGAGTTTAGGAAGTAAATTTAATTCTCCAACTCAATATTGATGTCTTGTATTTTGCCATTTCTTTTGATTTGGCATACAATTTTTTCACCAGGGTTAAACTGTATAATTTGCTCGTGAAGTTGGCTTACAGAATTTACTTTAGTACCGTTAATACTCACTAACACATCGTAGCGTTTAATTCCTGCTTTTTTGGCAGCACCATCATTTAAAACATTGGTTATAAGTACACCTTCTACTCCTTTAAGATTTAGTTCTTCCGATATGTTCTGATTGATGTCGGCAATATTTATACCAATAAATGCACGACGTACTTCACCGTAGTTTTTAAGGTCAGAAACCACCTTTTGAACCATATTTGAAGGAATGGCAAATCCGTAACCGGTATATGAACCTGTATTGGATTGAATAGCGGTATTGATGCCTACCAAATCGCCATTGGTTGTTACTAATGCACCACCAGAATTACCAGGGTTAATCGCAGCATCAGTTTGTATAAAAGATTCTATGCCGTTACGCCTATTCAAAATATTAATACTCCTAGCTTTGGCACTAACGATTCCTGCCGTAACAGTGGAATTGAGATTAAACGGATTACCTACCGCCAAAACCCATTCACCGACTTTGATGTCATCAGAATCACTAAACTCTAAGTATTCTAAATCTTCACCTTCAATTTTAAGTAATGCTAAGTCGGTATTGGGGTCAGTCCCCAGTAGTTTGGCGGTATAGCTACGTTTGTTGTTGAGCACCACTTCTATTTCTTCAGCCTCATTAATAACATGTTTGTTAGTCACCACATAGCCGTCTTTAGAAATGATAACGCCTGATCCACTGGCTACTTTTTCTTTGGGTTGATTATAGTAGCCATTACCAAAAAAGGGATGGTAGTATCTGTAGTATTCATCCTCCATAAATTTGGACTTGATATGTACTACGGCTTCAAGAGATTTCTCAGCTGCGTAGGTGAAATCATTAGACGTATGATTTTCATTTGTTGCAGTTGCAAAGGCTGTTTTATGAGCAAAAGCATCTTTGGTTGTTAAGGATTTTGCTATCTGGAAGAGTATTCCTCCTAAAACCAGATAAGCCAAAATGGTTAATTTCTTCATCTTATTTGATTTTTTATTATAACACAAAGATAGCATTACTTATTGTTTGTTTTTTTAATTTTGTATTTCACTTTTTAACTTAAAATACTATCATGAAAAAAATTATTATGCTTTTATTACCTTTATTGGTAATATCTTGCACTTCTCTTAAGAAAGAGGAGTGCCATTCTAAAGAAACTCAAAATTACACTTCTCATAGCCCAACGGCTCATCAGGAAGTAGCTTTAGAAGTTCTTTCCGCTAGCAAACAGTGGATTGAAAATTTCAATAAGGGCAATGCTAAAGAATGTGCCAATGCTTACACATCAAGTTCTGTAATGAGAGCCTTGCCTTTTGGTGTTAAAAAATCAAAAGATGAAATTTTAGAATTTTGGACGTCACTTATTGGATCAGGAGCTAACAATTTAGTGTATACTGATGTTTCAGTAGAAGTGGTTGATGAGCAAACCGTAATGTTATCAGCCAATTGGAGTATGAACATCGGAGAAGGAATTATTTACCAAGAAAAATGGGTGAAAGATAACGGCAAGTGGCATTAATCTTATGATGACTTTGAAGTGCTTTTACAGTATGAATCACCAATGAAAAATGAGACTAATCCTATTGCTAGTCATGAAAGATTAGAAAATGTTTTATGAATCTCTATCGGTTGGACTAATTCTTTTAATTCTGGTGATGCAGCATCTTGTGGAGAAGGTTATGTTTCTAATGCATCTATGAATGCAGTACCATTTGCGTCTTTACATTCAAAAGATGAAATCACTTCATTTTGGGAAAAGTTAGTTGCTGATGGAGCGACAAATTTGACGTATCATAATTTATTAATAAGTGATGTTTCTCCTAATTCAATACTATTATCTTCTAACTGGTCAATGAATATAGGAGAAGGTAAAATATACCAAGAGAAATGGGTGAATACAGAGGGAGAGTGGAAATTGAATTACGATGAATTTCAGGTACTGAAGCAGTACTAATTACATTTTTTTCACACCCATGAATTTAGAGAATGCTTTTTATCAGTCTAAGTTTGTGGGTGTGTTTTCGTTCTTCGGCATTAAATATACCCTGTTGGTCGACTCTGTCGATACGTACTTTGCCGGAAGCATGTATGATGAAGTTGTTTTCTAAAATGATACCCACATGAATAATCTTACCTTCATGATTATCGAAAAATGCTAAATCACCTGGTTCGGACTCTTCAATGAAACTAAGTGTACTTCCAATTTCAGCTTGTTGATAAGCGTCTCTAGGTATTTCTTTACCTTGTAAACGGTAAACGATTTGCGAAAAGCCTGAGCAGTCTATACCGAAAGGTGTCCGTCCGCCCCAGAGGTATGGTGTATTTAGGTAAAGCATAGCGTTGTTTACAAGCATACTTTTATCCTCGCTTCCAGTAGTGGTTTCCCCAGCATGAGTATAGCTGTTTTCTTT
Protein-coding regions in this window:
- a CDS encoding S9 family peptidase, whose product is MKTTYFLHLFLLIISCQSKMPSIEYPITEKKKVIDTYFDVEVVDNYRWLEDDRSEETAKWVEEQNKVTFGFLNQIPLREQLKNRLEKVWNYEKLSAPFKRGEYTYFYKNDGLQNQYVIFREKGGNTELFLDPNTFSEDGTVSLTSLSFSDDGSLAAYSISEGGSDWRKVIVIDVVSKEAIEDTLVDIKFSSVSWKGNEGFYYSSYDKPDGSELSAMTDQHKLYYHQLGTPQQEDKVIFGALPSEKHRYVGGGVTDDGRFLIISASTSTSGNKLFIKDITQENSPIITIVDDYSSDNYILHNMGDLLYIVTNRNAPNKKVVTANFQQPQEEFWQDFIAETEHVLRPSFGGGYFFANYMIDAISKVYQFDADGNSLGEIQLPGIGSSGGFSSKKEEKELYYSFTNYHTPGVIYKYNTDSRESELYWEPTIDFKSSDFESKQVFYTSKDGTQVPMIITHKKGVNYDGNNPTILYGYGGFNVSLTPSFSISRAVWMEQGGVYAVANLRGGGEYGKAWHDAGTQMKKQNVFDDFIAAAEYLMAENITTKDFLAIDGRSNGGLLVGATMTQRPDLVKVALPGVGVLDMLRYHTFTAGAGWAYDYGTSDDSKEMFEYLKGYSPVHNVKDGVSYPATLVTTADHDDRVVPAHSFKFIAELQDKHQGDKPVLIRIETNSGHGAGTPVSKLIEQSADVMAFTLFNMRVKEFRK
- a CDS encoding trypsin-like peptidase domain-containing protein, encoding MKKLTILAYLVLGGILFQIAKSLTTKDAFAHKTAFATATNENHTSNDFTYAAEKSLEAVVHIKSKFMEDEYYRYYHPFFGNGYYNQPKEKVASGSGVIISKDGYVVTNKHVINEAEEIEVVLNNKRSYTAKLLGTDPNTDLALLKIEGEDLEYLEFSDSDDIKVGEWVLAVGNPFNLNSTVTAGIVSAKARSINILNRRNGIESFIQTDAAINPGNSGGALVTTNGDLVGINTAIQSNTGSYTGYGFAIPSNMVQKVVSDLKNYGEVRRAFIGINIADINQNISEELNLKGVEGVLITNVLNDGAAKKAGIKRYDVLVSINGTKVNSVSQLHEQIIQFNPGEKIVCQIKRNGKIQDINIELEN
- a CDS encoding nuclear transport factor 2 family protein; the protein is MKKIIMLLLPLLVISCTSLKKEECHSKETQNYTSHSPTAHQEVALEVLSASKQWIENFNKGNAKECANAYTSSSVMRALPFGVKKSKDEILEFWTSLIGSGANNLVYTDVSVEVVDEQTVMLSANWSMNIGEGIIYQEKWVKDNGKWH
- a CDS encoding C40 family peptidase, with the translated sequence MKYGISELAIVPIRAEASDKAEMVNQILFGEHFKVLDQRIKWSKIRLAHDKYEGWVCNKQWTEIDKKSYENLERQSPTLTTELLDIVTSESHQTIALGSSLPHYENGSFTIKENSYTHAGETTTGSEDKSMLVNNAMLYLNTPYLWGGRTPFGIDCSGFSQIVYRLQGKEIPRDAYQQAEIGSTLSFIEESEPGDLAFFDNHEGKIIHVGIILENNFIIHASGKVRIDRVDQQGIFNAEERKHTHKLRLIKSIL